Genomic window (Flavobacteriales bacterium):
ACGACATCCTCGTGGACAATGCGATGTACGACCTCGGCAAACTCTACGAGAACGACCTGGGCGACAAGGAGCAAGCGAAGAAGTGGTATGAAAAGCTGCTGTTCGAGCAGAGCGGGAGCATCTTCGTGGCCGATGCCCGCGAGCACTACCGGCGCCTGCGCGGCGACCGGGACAACCTGACCACGCCGGAACAGCAATTCCTCAACGGTCCCACCCCATGATCATTTACAACGTCACGGTAAGCGTGGACAACGAAGTGCATGAGATGTGGCTGGCCTGGATGCGGAACACGCACCTGCCGGAAGTGATGGCGACGGGCCATTTCCAGGATGCCCGTATCTGCCGCGTGCTGAGCGAAGGTGATTCCGGCGCGACCTACGCCATCCAATACACCTGCACCGACATGGCGGCCTACGAGCGCTACCGCGAAGAGCATGCGGAACGGCTGAAGGCCGAATCGGAGAAGTACTACGGCGGCAAGGCCATCGCTTTCCGCACCCTTTTGGAAGTGGTCCACAACGCTTGATCCCGGATGCAGGTCAGGGCGAAAAAGCACCTCGGGCAGCACTTCCTGAAGGACGAGGAGATCGCGCTGCGGATCACCGAGGCACTCACCCACCACGGCGGCTACCGCGATGTGATCGAAGTAGGCCCCGGAACCGGCGCGCTCACCAAGCACCTCATCGGCCGCACCGACATCGACCTCACCTGCGTCGAACTGGACCGTGAGTCCGTTGCGCACCTGCACGCGACCTGGCCGGAACTCCGCGTGATGCAAGGCGACCTGTTGGGGATGGACCTCTCCCGCGTTGGTGACGGCCCCTTGGCGGTGATCGGCAACTTCCCGTACAACATCAGCACGCAGATCGTCTTCAAGGTGTTGGAGAACCGCGACCGGGTAACGGAACTGGTGGGCATGTTCCAGAAGGAAGTGGCGGACCGGCTCTGCGCCGGACCCGGCAGCCGTACGTACGGTATCACCAGTGTACTTTCCCAAGTGTGGTACGACATGGAAGTGCTCTTTCTCGTCGAGCCGGATTCCTTCATCCCACCACCGAAGGTGCGCAGCGCGGTGATCCGCATGCGACGCAATGAAAGGCTACATCCGCCTTGCGATGAAAAGATGCTCTTCCGCGTGGTGAAGGCGGCTTTCAGCCAGCGGCGGAAGACCCTTCACAATGCGTTAAAGGCCTTTGCGCCATTGAAGGACGGCGTTCCCGCTGAATACGCCCGGCAGCGCGCCGAGCAGCTGTCCGTGGGCGACTTCATCACACTGACGCAGTTGTGTGCGGGGCCGGATGCGTGAGCCTTCCCCGGTTGCGTAGTTTCGCGGGCCGATCCGCCATAACGATCGGCGCCGCGGCATGACCTTCACCCTCAGCAAAGCGAACCTGGAGCGGATCCAGGAGCATGTTGCGCAACAGCGCGATGAGGAACTGCTGGAGGCCGTCAAGGACCTTCACCCGGCCGACCTTGCGGAGATCCTCGATCAGCTGGAGCTGAAGGAAGCGCAGTACCTCTTTGAGCGGCTGGAGCCGGAACTCGCCGCCGAGGTGGTGCTGGAAGTGCCGGAGGACCGGCGTGACGACCTGCTCGGCAACTACACCGGGAAAGAGATCGCCGAGGAACTGATCGAGCACTTCGATTCGGACGACGCGGCCGACATGATCGCGGAGCTTTCCGAAGAGGTGCGTGAAGAGGTGCTGGCGAACATCGAGGACAGTGAGCAGCGCAAGGAGATCAACGAGCTGCTCACCTACGACGAGAACACCGCCGGCGGCCTCATGGCCAAGGAGCTGGTGAAGGTGAACGCGGACAGCAGCATGTTGGAATGCGTGCGGCAACTGCGGGGACACGCCGACCTGATCGATGACATCTATGTGATCCTCGTGGTGGACGACCACGATCGGCTGGTGGGCACGATCCCGTTGAAGGCGTTGCTGACCACATCGCTACGCACCCCGGTGAAGGACGTGTACGACCCCGATGTCATCAGCGTGAAGGCGCATGAAGATGTGGAGGAGGTGAACCGCCTGATGGAGAAATACGATCTGGTGATGCTGCCGGTGACGGACGACCGTGGTCGACTGCTGGGGCGCATCACCATCGACGACGTGGTGGACGCCATCCGCGAAGAGGAGACCGAGGACGCGCAACGCATGGCCGGTATGGAA
Coding sequences:
- a CDS encoding DUF4286 family protein → MIIYNVTVSVDNEVHEMWLAWMRNTHLPEVMATGHFQDARICRVLSEGDSGATYAIQYTCTDMAAYERYREEHAERLKAESEKYYGGKAIAFRTLLEVVHNA
- the rsmA gene encoding ribosomal RNA small subunit methyltransferase A is translated as MQVRAKKHLGQHFLKDEEIALRITEALTHHGGYRDVIEVGPGTGALTKHLIGRTDIDLTCVELDRESVAHLHATWPELRVMQGDLLGMDLSRVGDGPLAVIGNFPYNISTQIVFKVLENRDRVTELVGMFQKEVADRLCAGPGSRTYGITSVLSQVWYDMEVLFLVEPDSFIPPPKVRSAVIRMRRNERLHPPCDEKMLFRVVKAAFSQRRKTLHNALKAFAPLKDGVPAEYARQRAEQLSVGDFITLTQLCAGPDA
- the mgtE gene encoding magnesium transporter, coding for MTFTLSKANLERIQEHVAQQRDEELLEAVKDLHPADLAEILDQLELKEAQYLFERLEPELAAEVVLEVPEDRRDDLLGNYTGKEIAEELIEHFDSDDAADMIAELSEEVREEVLANIEDSEQRKEINELLTYDENTAGGLMAKELVKVNADSSMLECVRQLRGHADLIDDIYVILVVDDHDRLVGTIPLKALLTTSLRTPVKDVYDPDVISVKAHEDVEEVNRLMEKYDLVMLPVTDDRGRLLGRITIDDVVDAIREEETEDAQRMAGMEALDYSYSHSSLWEMVKKRSGWLVVLFIGESFTATAMSFFEDQIAKAVILALFVPLIISSGGNTGSQASTLIIRALALGDISTSEWWRIVRRESSVGLILGVILAVIGFGRVAIWSQFTDLYGPHWLPVAMVVSITLLGVVLWGNLMGSLFPLVLKRLGLDPATSSAPFVATVVDVTGLVIYFSIASLFLRDILL